The Methylocella tundrae genome contains the following window.
AAATATGGCGCGCGGGCAGGCCAAAGGCGCGAAGCGTGCGGATATGCGGCTCGGCAAGGGCGTCGCGCAGCGCGGTCTGCATCAGCCGCGCGATGACCGCGATTTGCGGCAAGGCGAGAGTCGCGACGGGAAGCAGCTGATTTTGCCACGCCCCATCGTTCCAGCCGCCGACCGGCAGCGCATGCAGCGTGAGACCGAAGAAAAGTTGCAGAAGCGGCGCGACGACGAAGGGCGGCAGCACGACGCCGATGAGGGCGGCGACGTCGACCGCCCGCGCGCCAAGCTTTGCGCGCCAGCCGCCGCTCGATGCGCCTGCGATCCCGAGCGCGCCGCCGATCAAAAGCGCGGCGATCACGGCCTCCGCGCCGAGCCGCATCGAAATCGGCAACGCGTGCGCAAACAGCTCATTGACCGAAAAATCGCGCCAGTGAAAGCTCGGCCCGAAATCGCCGCGCGCAAGGCTTTGGAGATAAACGAGGAACTGTTGCGCAAGAGGCAGATCGAGCCTGTAGATATGGCGGAGATTTTGCGCGATCGCCGGATCAAGAGGCCGCGCGGAATCGAATGGACCGCCCGGCGCGAGCCGCATCAGAAAGAACGCCAGCGCGATGACGATGAACAAGGTCGCCAAAGCGCCACTGACGCGGGAGAGCGCGCGCCGGAGCATGGGTTAGCGGTTTCGGGATGGGTGTGGCGCGTTCTCTGGCGTCATGCTCTCTCTCTAGGCGCGCGGGCGTTAGCTTACGCGAGCTTAGCAGATGCGGGTCCAAGGCGTCACGGCTCTGCCGCGCCGCAAGGGAAAACGAGATCCAACGGATGAGCGCGGTCGAGGGATAAGGCGGTCTGCCCGCTTGCCCGCTTTTTGCTCCCGGCCCCAAAACCCTTCCCCCCGCCCGAAAAATCCTCTATTGGCCAGCGTTCGCGCCGCGCGGCGCTTTCCGCTCATGGTCCAACAGCCGATGTCAGACTCTTCGCCAACACGCATTGACCGCCGTTTCGCGGACCTCGCCAAAGAGGGCCGAGCCGCGCTCGCCGCATTCGTCATGGCGGGCGACCCGGATATTGCGACCAGTCTCGAGATTCTGAAGGCCCTTCCCAAGGCGGGCGCGGATGTGATCGAGGTCGGCATGCCATTCACGGACCCGATGGCCGACGGTCCCGCGATCCAGGCCGCGGGGCTGCGCGCTTTGGCGGCGGGAACGACGCTGATCAAAACCCTGCGCCTCGTCGCGGATTTCCGCGCCGGCGATCAAACAACGCCGATCGTCCTCATGGGCTATTACAATCCGATCTATGTCCACGGCGTCGAAGCATTCCTGCATGACGCGAAGATAGCCGGCGTCGACGGCCTCATCGTCGTCGACCTGCCGCCGGAGGAGGACGCCGAGCTGTGCCTGCCGGCGCTCAAAGCCGGGCTGAATTTCATCCGCCTCGCAACGCCGACGACCGACGCGGCGCGGCTGCCGGCGGTTCTCGCAAATACGTCCGGCTTTGTCTATTATGTCTCGATCACCGGCACGACAGGGGCCGCGACCCCCGATTTCAGTCAGACGGCGGCGGCGGTCGAGCGAATCAAGCGCCATACGAGCCTGCCGGTCGCGGTCGGCTTCGGCGTCAAGTCGGCGCAAACCGCCGCGGCGATCGCCGCCCATGCCGATGGCGTGGTTGTCGGCTCGGCCATCGTCGAGGCGCTGCGCGCCTCGCTCGACGCCGCGGGCAAAGCGACGCCCCGGACCGTCCCGGCGGTCGCGGAGCTTATCGCCGACATCGCAAAAGGCGTCCGTCAGGCCGCGCCGGCGAGAGCATAGGCCGGCCCGGTCAAAGCCGGTCAGCGTCACGTTTGCATATTTCTGTCGCAAACAGGCCCCGAAGCCCGTAAATAGGCGCCAGCCTTGGCCGGATCGACAGGCCGGGAACGCCAAGAGCCCGCTGCATCAGGAACTTGCATGAACTGGATTTCAAACGTCGTCCCGCCGAAGGTCAGATCCTTCCTGCGCCGGGAAACGCCCGAAAATCTCTGGGTCAAATGCCCGGAAAGCGGCGAACTGGTGTTCCATAAAGATCTCGAGGCCAATCTTTTCGTTGTGCCGGGATCTGGCTATCACATGCGCCTCAGGCCGAAGGCCCGCCTCAACAATCTGTTCGACGGCGGCGTCTATGAAGAGCTCGCGACGCCGGACGTGCCGCTCGATCCGCTGAAATTCCGCGACGTCAAACGCTATACCGACCGGCTCAAGGAATATCGCGCCAAGACCGAGGCGCAGGACGCCGTGAAGCTCGCGAGCGGGCGTCTCGAAGGGATGGAGGTCGTCGTCGCCATTCAGGACTTCGATTTTCTCGCCGGATCGCTCGGCATGGCGGCCGGCGAGGCTATCATCACGGGCATGATGACGGCGCTCGAGCGGCGCGCGCCCTTCATCATATTCACCGCCTCCGGCGGCGCGCGGATGCAGGAGGGCATCTTTTCCCTGATGCAGATGCCGCGCACGACCATCGCCGTGCAGCGGCTGCGCAAGGCCAACCTGCCCTATATCGTGGTGCTGACCAATCCGACGACGGGCGGCGTCACCGCGTCCTACGCCATGCTAGGCGACGTCCACATCGCCGAACCCGGCGCCGTCATCGGTTTCGCCGGGCCGCGCGTCATCGAGCAGACCATTCGCGAACGGCTGCCGGAAGGTTTTCAGCGCGCGGAATATCTTGAAGCGCATGGCATGATCGACATGGTCGTGCAGCGTCAGGATATGCGCGCGACCCTCGCCCGCGTTTGCTCCCTTTTGACGCGCACCCCGCTCGTTGAGCGAGCCGCCTGACGCAAGCCGGAACACGCGAACCATGACCCCCCTCGACGCCCTTCTGGCTCGCCTGTTCCTGTTGCATCGCAAAGACATCGAGCTGACGCTCGGGCGCATGGAGCGGCTGCTCGCCGCCATCGGGTCGCCGGAGCAGAAGCTTCCTACCGTCATTCATGTCGCCGGCACCAATGGCAAAGGCTCGACGATCGCCTTCATGCGGGCGATCCTCGAGGCCGCGGGCAAGCGCGTTCACGTCTACACCTCGCCGCATCTCGTGCGGTTTCATGAGCGCATCCGGCTCGGGGCGAAGGGCGGCGGCAGACTGGTCAGCGACGCCACGCTGTTCGCGGCGCTGAGCTATTGCGAAGAGGTCAACGCGGGCGCGCCGATCACCTTTTTCGAGTTTACGACCGCGGCCGCCTTCAAGATTTTCAGTGAAGCGCCGGCTGACTATCTGCTTCTCGAGGTCGGCCTTGGCGGCAGAGGCGACGCCACCAATGTCATCCCGCCCCCGAAAGCGACCGTGGTCACGTCAATTTCGATCGATCACACGGAATATCTTGGCGATACGCTCGCGAAGATCGCTTTCGAAAAGGCGGGCATCTTCAAGCCGGGCGTTCCGGCAATTTTGAGCGCGCAACAGGATGAGGCGCTCAAGGCGCTTCAGCTTGAGGCGGCGCGCGTCGGCGCGCCGGCATTCATTGCGGCGCGCGATTTTTCGGCTCGGGAAGAACAAGGCCGCTTTATTTTCGAAGACGAGCGCGGCCTGCTCGACCTGCCGCTGCCGCGGCTTCTCGGCCGCCACCAGCAGCAGAATGCCGCAACCGCCATCGCTGCCCTGCGCTGCGTCGAACCGGACCTCGATCCGCAAGCTTTTGAGCGCGGCCTGACCCAGGTCGAGTGGCCGGCGCGCCTGCAAAATATGGTGAAAGGACGCGTCTGTGAAATTGCGCCCTTCGGCGCCGAGATCTGGCTCGACGGCGGCCATAATGAAGACGGCGGTCGCGCGCTAGCCGAAGCCATGGCCGATTTCGAGGACCGGACAGAACGGCCGCTGATCATTATTTGCGGCACGCTGACGACCAAGGACACCGCCGCGTTCCTGCGCTCCTTCAAGGGCATTGCGCAGGAAGCGCTGGCTGTTCCCGTCGAGGCGGAACTCTACGGCAAACCCGCGCGGGACGTCGCCCTCGCCGCCAATGAAGTCGGCATCCCCGCCGCGGCCTGCGAAAGCATCGAACTGGCGCTTCGCTTCCTCTCGGCGCGCGAATGGCGCTTGCCGCCGCGCATCCTCATCGCCGGCAGCCTTTATCTGGCAGGCGAGGTGCTGGCGCTGAACGGAACGCCGCCGCAATAGGCTTCGACCGACGCCTCGGCAGAACCCGAGCGCGATGCGCCGGCAAAAATCCAATTAAGCGACGCGCGCGAGCTGATGGGGCCGTCAAGCCCCATCATAGTCAGCCCAGCAATCCGGCGTCTCGAACACTTTGACGCCGGCGAGCTGCGGTAGCTTCGGTTTGATGCGATCGAAAATCCAGACCGCGATCAATTCCGCCGTCGGATTCTCAAGCCCCTCGATCTCATTGAGGTAATGATGGTCGAGCCGTTCCAGCAGCGGCCCGAACGCCGCCTCTATATCGAAGAAATCGACGACAAACCCGCTTTTTTGGTCGACGGCGCCCTCAAGGTTCACCTCAACGCGGTAGGAATGGCCATGCAGCCGGTAGCAACGATGTTTTTCGCCGACATGCGGCAGCCTGTGCGCCGCCTCGAAATGAAACGCCTGCGTGATTTTCATGCCGAAATCTTCATGGAATGCCGATCAGCTTGTGAGTCTGGACACTGAGGCGCCAATGCGGATGCGAAAGACAATAGGCGATCGCCGCGGCCGTATTCGCCGCGACATCAGCGCCATCCATGGGTTGCAGCCAGAAATGCGCGAAATCAAGCCCGCTCAGCGCATCGGGCGGCAAATCCGCTTGAGGAAACACCAGCTTCAGTTCAGATCCGCGCGTTACCGTCAGCGCCGCGCCCGCCTTGGGACTGACGCATAGCCAGTCGACGCCGCGCGGCGGCTCCAGCGTCCCGTTGGTCTCGACCGCGACCTCAAAACCGCGCGCATGGGCCGCCTCGATCAGCGCCTCGTCGAGTTGCAGCAAAGGCTCGCCGCCAGTAAAGACGACGAAACGATCGCCGGTTCCGCCGCGCCAGGCCGCCTCGATCGCGGCCGCAAGCGCCTCGGGGCGCGCGAAAGAGCCGCCGCCCTCCCCATCGGTTCCGACAAAATCGGTGTCGCAAAAGCTGCAGGTCGCCTCGACGCGGTCCTTTTCGCGGCCAGACCACAGATTGCAGCCGACAAAGCGGCAGAATACGGCGGCGCGCCCGGCCTGAGCGCCCTCGCCCTGGAGCGTCAAGAACAGCTCTTTGACTGCGTAAGCCATTCTTGTCCCAAGCAAAAAGGACCCCTGCGGGGTCCTTTCATTATAAACCGGCGCACAAAATGGCGCGAATTGGAAAGCTCAGATAGCCTCGGATATCCATCTCTTGAGTTCGCCCTTCGGCGCCGCGCCGACCTTGGTCGAGGCGAGCTTTCCTTCCTTGAACAGCAACAAAGTCGGAATGCTGCGAATGCCATAAGCGCCCGCGGTGCCCGGATTCTCGTCGACATTGAGCTTGGCGATCGTCACCTTGCCCTCTAATTCGTCGGCGATTTCTTCCAGAGCCGGGCCGATCATTTTACAGGGGCCGCACCATTCGGCCCAGAAATCCACTACGACCGGGCCGCCGGCGCCAACCACATCGCTTTTAAAATTCGCATCGGTGACTTTGACGGTCGACATGGGCTGCTCTCATCATTCTGCGCGGAGAAATTCCACCTGCGTTTCATTTCGAAAGTAAGAAGGCTCGGCTCTTGCGTCAAGGCGCCCTCGTCGGTGCGCGCTTTTTGCCGCGCCGATTCCCTGGCGCTTTAGCTGACTCTTTTGTCAGAACAAATAGATATGATGATCACAAACGCGCCTTACGCCACCGCCGCGAGAGCCCCGTCGAGCAAAGCGTCGTCGAGGGTCGCGACAAGAGGCCCATCGGTCCAGATCAGCAGCATGCGCAGGCGTTTGGCCGGCCAGAGCGGCGCCAGCACGGCGCGATACAGCGCCATTTGCGTCAGATAGCGCGCCGGGATGTCGGCGGTGGCGCAAGGCGCGCCGGTCTTGAAATCCGCCACAAGCACGTCATCCCCCGCAATCCCCAGGCGGTCGATCCGCCCTATGATCTCGATCGATTTTTCGCGCGGAAGGGCGATCTTGCCCGAAACCGCGACCTCGGCCCTTGATTGGGGGCCAAACAGGGGCGCAAGCTCCGGCGCGCCGATCACCGCGAGCGCCGCCTTGAGAAGATCTTCTCGCGTCGGCGCATCGAGATCGCCGGCTCTCGCCCCGAGAAACGCCAGCCCCGCCCTTGAGCGACTCTCAGGCGGAAGATCGGGCAGATATTGCAGCAGCACATGCGTCAAGGAGCCGAGACGCAAAGCCTCCCGCCGAGCCGGCGTCAGAGAAGAGTCAACCCAGCGATCGGCCGATGCGAGCGCGCTCGACGGCCGAATTGGCGGCGCCGGCTCCATCACCGGATCGACGCGCCGCCAGAGCCAGTCCGGCGGGGACGCCGCGGCGGCGGGGGGCGCCCGCGAAACAAGGGAGGCGGGATAACCGCCTTTCGAGACGAGACGAAGGATGCTCTCATCCGCGTTCCAGAACGCCGGGGCGCTTTCGATATCCGGATCATTCGCAAGCGCCGCGTCGATCATCTCGCCCCAGCAGCCTTGAGCGCGCCCTCTCGAGCCATGAAACCCCGCGATATAGAGCCGCTCCTCGGCCCGCGTCAGGGCGACGTAAAGAAGGCGCCGATATTCATCCTGTCCTGCGCCGCGCATATTTTCCCGCGCGAGCGCCACAGCCTGGCAATCGGCCGCCTTGCGCGGCGACCAGGCGATTGCGGCGGAGGGTCCGGCCCCAACCACAAAAATGTTCGGATCATGGCGCGGCGACGGCGCGCCGCAAGTATCCGGCAAAAAGACGATTTTGGCCTCAAGCCCTTTCGCCGCGTGAACGGTCATGACGCGCACGACGTCGGCCCCGCTCTCCATATCGCGCTTGATCGAACGCTCCACCGCCTCGAAGTCGGACAGAAAGCCTGAAAGCGAAGGCGCCGCCTCCGCCTCATGGGCGAGAGCGAGGCGCAAAAATTCGTCAATGGCGTCGGCCGCCTCCGGGCCAAGCCGCGCCTCCATCGCGCGCCGCCCGCCATCCTCGCAGAGCAGACTGGAATAGAAGGCGAAAGGATTCTGCGCGGCGCGGCTGCGCCAAAGGTCAAGCTTTTGCCCCGCCGCCTCGCATTTTTCCTTGCGCGAGGCTTTGAGCGCCTCGAAAAGACTCGCCGGGCGGCGCGGGGCGAGCGCTAAAAGATCGTCATCGTCAAAGCCGATCAGCGGCGATTTCAAAACCGCGGCAAGGTTCAGGTCGTCCTCGGGCAGAAGCGCCGCGCGCCCCGCCGCGACAAGGTCAAGCACAGCGATATGTTCGGCAAGCTCAAGCCGGTCGGCGCCGGCGACAGGCACGCCATTCTGCTTAAGCGCTCGAATCACCGCGTCGAAAAAGGCGCCGCGCGTTCGCACCAAAATGAGAATATCGCCCGCGCGGACAGGACGCGCGCCGCCGCCCGCGCTGTCGTAAACACACTCTCCCGACCCCTCGGCAATAAGACCGGCGATCTTTTGCGCGACGCGCTGCGCAATAAGGCTTGCCGGGTCCACCTCGTCCAGAATGTCGAGCGGCAGCCTCCAGTCGCGCGCGCTCTCGCGCGCCTCGACGCCAACCGGCGGCCAGATCTCGACGAGGCCCGGAAGCTT
Protein-coding sequences here:
- a CDS encoding ABC transporter permease subunit, producing the protein MLRRALSRVSGALATLFIVIALAFFLMRLAPGGPFDSARPLDPAIAQNLRHIYRLDLPLAQQFLVYLQSLARGDFGPSFHWRDFSVNELFAHALPISMRLGAEAVIAALLIGGALGIAGASSGGWRAKLGARAVDVAALIGVVLPPFVVAPLLQLFFGLTLHALPVGGWNDGAWQNQLLPVATLALPQIAVIARLMQTALRDALAEPHIRTLRAFGLPARHIYAHALRAAILPTLSYLGLAAANILTGSVIVETIFGIPGMGRYFVDGALGRDYTLVMGTVVVVAALVIFFNLIVDLIYSWLDPRVADARAP
- the addA gene encoding double-strand break repair helicase AddA, with amino-acid sequence MALANIPLHTLEKQRQASDPGASVWVSANAGSGKTHVLAQRVVRLLLQGAPPSKILCLTFTKAAAANMATRVFDTLALWTRLDDADLRKSIIATGAPDPGARERVAARKLFARTVETPGGLKIQTIHAFCERLLHLFPFEANAPARFEVADEMGQAELLQRARREVLDHASRDDAALAVMLSRVTEDCSGQGFETLVKEAMRHRAMSRASWPQNHESSLRKALGLAAGRDVAAIRRQMIEDGITPARWREIATFLEAGGATDRKRAALFRQAAAHRADGDAESCLGSYLSIFFKDDDERYVSLLTKALAKQRPDIEAGFYAEQERLEVLRAEQKAAATVERSVALALLVDAIFQRYEAMKAARGILDFDDLVSKTLALLERSEAAWVLYKLDAGIDHILVDEAQDTSAAQWRILERLTGDFAVGAGSATSARTFFAVGDEKQSIFSFQGAAPHMFGEMRQKFERKFTAGAETFAHVRLTQSFRSAPGVLAAVDKVFAPPAHQNGLVADLDVWMPHEALKEKLPGLVEIWPPVGVEARESARDWRLPLDILDEVDPASLIAQRVAQKIAGLIAEGSGECVYDSAGGGARPVRAGDILILVRTRGAFFDAVIRALKQNGVPVAGADRLELAEHIAVLDLVAAGRAALLPEDDLNLAAVLKSPLIGFDDDDLLALAPRRPASLFEALKASRKEKCEAAGQKLDLWRSRAAQNPFAFYSSLLCEDGGRRAMEARLGPEAADAIDEFLRLALAHEAEAAPSLSGFLSDFEAVERSIKRDMESGADVVRVMTVHAAKGLEAKIVFLPDTCGAPSPRHDPNIFVVGAGPSAAIAWSPRKAADCQAVALARENMRGAGQDEYRRLLYVALTRAEERLYIAGFHGSRGRAQGCWGEMIDAALANDPDIESAPAFWNADESILRLVSKGGYPASLVSRAPPAAAASPPDWLWRRVDPVMEPAPPIRPSSALASADRWVDSSLTPARREALRLGSLTHVLLQYLPDLPPESRSRAGLAFLGARAGDLDAPTREDLLKAALAVIGAPELAPLFGPQSRAEVAVSGKIALPREKSIEIIGRIDRLGIAGDDVLVADFKTGAPCATADIPARYLTQMALYRAVLAPLWPAKRLRMLLIWTDGPLVATLDDALLDGALAAVA
- the trxA gene encoding thioredoxin TrxA — protein: MSTVKVTDANFKSDVVGAGGPVVVDFWAEWCGPCKMIGPALEEIADELEGKVTIAKLNVDENPGTAGAYGIRSIPTLLLFKEGKLASTKVGAAPKGELKRWISEAI
- the trpA gene encoding tryptophan synthase subunit alpha, producing the protein MSDSSPTRIDRRFADLAKEGRAALAAFVMAGDPDIATSLEILKALPKAGADVIEVGMPFTDPMADGPAIQAAGLRALAAGTTLIKTLRLVADFRAGDQTTPIVLMGYYNPIYVHGVEAFLHDAKIAGVDGLIVVDLPPEEDAELCLPALKAGLNFIRLATPTTDAARLPAVLANTSGFVYYVSITGTTGAATPDFSQTAAAVERIKRHTSLPVAVGFGVKSAQTAAAIAAHADGVVVGSAIVEALRASLDAAGKATPRTVPAVAELIADIAKGVRQAAPARA
- the queE gene encoding 7-carboxy-7-deazaguanine synthase, which produces MAYAVKELFLTLQGEGAQAGRAAVFCRFVGCNLWSGREKDRVEATCSFCDTDFVGTDGEGGGSFARPEALAAAIEAAWRGGTGDRFVVFTGGEPLLQLDEALIEAAHARGFEVAVETNGTLEPPRGVDWLCVSPKAGAALTVTRGSELKLVFPQADLPPDALSGLDFAHFWLQPMDGADVAANTAAAIAYCLSHPHWRLSVQTHKLIGIP
- the queD gene encoding 6-carboxytetrahydropterin synthase QueD; the encoded protein is MKITQAFHFEAAHRLPHVGEKHRCYRLHGHSYRVEVNLEGAVDQKSGFVVDFFDIEAAFGPLLERLDHHYLNEIEGLENPTAELIAVWIFDRIKPKLPQLAGVKVFETPDCWADYDGA
- a CDS encoding bifunctional folylpolyglutamate synthase/dihydrofolate synthase, which gives rise to MTPLDALLARLFLLHRKDIELTLGRMERLLAAIGSPEQKLPTVIHVAGTNGKGSTIAFMRAILEAAGKRVHVYTSPHLVRFHERIRLGAKGGGRLVSDATLFAALSYCEEVNAGAPITFFEFTTAAAFKIFSEAPADYLLLEVGLGGRGDATNVIPPPKATVVTSISIDHTEYLGDTLAKIAFEKAGIFKPGVPAILSAQQDEALKALQLEAARVGAPAFIAARDFSAREEQGRFIFEDERGLLDLPLPRLLGRHQQQNAATAIAALRCVEPDLDPQAFERGLTQVEWPARLQNMVKGRVCEIAPFGAEIWLDGGHNEDGGRALAEAMADFEDRTERPLIIICGTLTTKDTAAFLRSFKGIAQEALAVPVEAELYGKPARDVALAANEVGIPAAACESIELALRFLSAREWRLPPRILIAGSLYLAGEVLALNGTPPQ
- the accD gene encoding acetyl-CoA carboxylase, carboxyltransferase subunit beta, which gives rise to MNWISNVVPPKVRSFLRRETPENLWVKCPESGELVFHKDLEANLFVVPGSGYHMRLRPKARLNNLFDGGVYEELATPDVPLDPLKFRDVKRYTDRLKEYRAKTEAQDAVKLASGRLEGMEVVVAIQDFDFLAGSLGMAAGEAIITGMMTALERRAPFIIFTASGGARMQEGIFSLMQMPRTTIAVQRLRKANLPYIVVLTNPTTGGVTASYAMLGDVHIAEPGAVIGFAGPRVIEQTIRERLPEGFQRAEYLEAHGMIDMVVQRQDMRATLARVCSLLTRTPLVERAA